AGGACAGGACCGTAGCAGACTGAGCCGAGAGTGTGTGCAACAGCGCCATCTTACAACCTGCACATGACCGTACAAGTCATTACTTCAttaacaaatgcacacacacactcagcaaacAGTACACACAGTCGTGACACTCACAGTAATGAGCTATAAAAGCTCCGGTTAGGGGCTAGGGCGGAAGGGGCTAGGGCGGAAGGGGCTAGGGCGGAAGGGGCTAGGGCAGAAGGAGCTAGGGCAGAAGGAGCTAGGGCAGAAGGTGGATCACTTTACCTGTGGGAGATGTCCGAGAGAGAAGCCAGACCTTGAGCAAGCTGTCCTGACCACAGGACGCGAAACGGAACTGGACCAAACATCCAGCAACATCTGAGAGAAACAAGGGGGACCAAAATTAGACAGCACAAACATTGACGGTGTTTCATATTTACAGAGTGTTTTAGTGTTTGTACAACACCACAGCCTGTCACAGCCAAGTGACAAAACATGGCGCAGGAAAATCTCAATGTGCTGAAAGGTGAGAACAGCCAGAAATCGAATAATACAACAATTGTGAAACTTAAAAGTTGGAAAAGCTGAAAGGCTGGTGGTTCCAGAGCGGTTCTGCTGTACCCTTCATCATCTGTGGAGAAAACTGGCAGCAGGTGACCCCGAGGTCGTGGGCGTACTTCTCAGCATGCAGCTGGTTCAGAGTCAGGTCCCAAACGCGGAGGTCTCCGTACGTGGAGCCCGTGGCAAGCAGCTGCCCGCAGGGCGAGAAGGAGCAGGCCACGATAGTGGTGTCAGGGACCGCACCTGTCCTGCAAGACAGACGGCAGCGTACAAATCCTCCACACACAGGTGCGCGTGCAGGGGGGTCGTGAGGATGTGATCGTTTATGCTCAGCGGTATTTGGGAGACTAAGTGAAGTAACCCTGCAGGCGTGGTCAGTGAGAGGGTTGTGTATGCTGGTGTTTCACAGCCAGCTCACCTGTGCAGACGTCTTGAGGGGAAGTCCCATAAGGCCAGGCTGCCGTCCGCCGCGCCAGACACCAGGTAGGACGAGGCGGGCGAGAAGGCGCACACTCGAACTGGACTCCGTCCGGGGTGCTCCAAAACGGCTTCGATCTCGCCGGTGTTCATTGCCCACACCACCGTCGTGGCGTCGGTAGAGCACGAGGCTAAAAACTGTCCGCAGGGGCTGAAGCAGCAGCAGTGAACTCCGTATCCGTGACCGGACAGGGGCGAGAAGGGCAGTTCCGTGAAGTCCCGGGTGTGGTACACCCGGATGGTCTTATCCGCGGAGCAGGTGGCAAGCAGAGACCCGGAGAACGTGCACCAGTTCACGTCGTCGCGGTGGTTTTGTAACGTACAGACGAGAGACACCATTTTGAGTCTCACCTGCCCCTGTTAAAACAGTTAGAAGAACATGAGCGAGTGGAGGTAATATTCCTACATTAATTACACCATACTGCTGCCTGCCAGCGTCTCAGGAGAAAGTCCTCACTGTTTAAGCCAGTATCGTATTCATATCCATATTCGAGTATTCGTCTTTATATTCGAGTATTCGTCTTTATATTCGAGTAATCCACCTTGAGGCTGTAATGAAACACAACTGCTTTTAACCACCTAGCTCATATTTCCGCTGTCGTGCTGGTTTCGACGACATTGCGCAAAATTGCGGATCTGGGTACTCCATAACTCAGACAGGGAGACTTTCGTCTGACACAGAAATAAGACATATCAGTGTTATATCTTAACTTACATGAAATAGAAAAACTTCACCGTCACGCAACTCTCCTGCGCCTTCTTCCGGGTTTCCGTGACGTCTCACGTGATGGTCACGTGATCTTTGTTTACTCCACGCAACTGAGGAACGTGTTAAAGTCATTTCATATTAGCGGGGATAAAATAAAATCGAAAAAATTGAAAATGAAATAGATTTACTCCGTTTTACTTTTTTTGCCAGCAGCGGTGTGCGTTTTACTTCCCAGTCAGTTAATCAGTTAATAAATAATTGCAttcaaaaatacatttttaatttgctttacatttaaatacataACGATTTTTTTAATGTGGCGCATCTCTTTTGTATTACAAAAAAAGTCAAACATGGACAGAGAGTAATAAGTGTATAAGTAGAATAAGAGTGTAATAATTGTTTGTAATATTTACGTTTAGACCCATTTATTTATCAGTAACATGTATTTTACATTACTTTTGATTGAAATTTAAATACTTCTAAAATACAAAATAACAATTGTCCACAAGTGGACATGTAGTGAAGGACAGGGTTGTGTGATGGAGACCGTACCCCATGAAGCACAGGGTCGTGTGATGGAGACCCCTTTACAAATAATCTTACAGGCTGTTTTAAGTGTTTTTATCCTTTATCCTTTAAAACGTAATCATGAAGCTCTCCTAACAGTATCACAGAATTGTATGCAGTATTATTACAGCGTTGTTATGGTGATTATGGTGAAACTTCATTTTTAAGAAAAGCACGcttataaaattatttaaaaaaacactccAGGTATCTGTAACTGGCTTTAAAAACATCCTTTAATAGgtccgtgccacacacacacacacacacacacacacagacagacatgcgcgcacacacacacacacacgtcagccacccacactctcagacacacacacacacacacacacacacacacacacacacacacactagtgaaaaATAATGTTCCTACAAAAGAACGCTACCATTTTGTTTCCCACAAGatctttaaataaaataacttCAAGTACTCTGACTCAGGTACAAAAAACTGTTCTAGCTGCCGCCAGTGGGCCGTGacgtggggtgtggggggtgggggcgtggttgagggagatggggggggggggggggggtgtattcaGAAAACCTGCTGTATGCTGCAACCAGTGCTCCCCACAGTTCTCGACTGGGAATACACACAAGAATTGTACAGTATACTGCTGAGTGGAGGATGCCTGGTGGATTTGGGTGGAGGAGGCAGGAAGGGGGGTGTTTTATATTAGAAAACAATAACCttacaaaaaaagaaacaaaacaaacaaacaaaaacttccCTACACCCTGTTTGTTAGGGCAGGCACTACCAAGATTAAGGAGACCACAGTGTTTGTAGAGGATATTTGTATACTGTACAAACAATAAatgggtaataataataataataatagtcacTTTAAGACTAAAATTAAATGCTACAATTAGTCTAAGGCATGAACAATATCCAATGTCTGAAACAATATGTACACATCATTCCAAACAAGACCCAATATATTGATATTAATAGACAGTATGTACATGTGGGTGACCAtcactcatcagtgtgtgttctgcgTCCCGGCGGACGGCTTGGTTTCTGAGGCAGGACCCATTCTGAGGTCCGGACAGCCGTAGCCAGGGAAAcactttcctttcttttcttggCTTGAATTTTATATTTGGAGAGGACAGAACACACGAATAAACATTCCGTTGGAGTTAAAGCAGTTTTTGCTGTTTCTTCCTTTTCATAGAAAATGAAGAATGGACCTTTTTTTTCTcataaataattattttaaaaaattaaatacattCACTATAATATTAAcgataaagtaaaaaaaacaacaaaaaaaaaacaatgatatTTACAAGTAGTGGAACGTGTTGTCTTCTCCTAGACACAGCTCTGACGGGTGGAGATTTCAGTGTGATTACACTTTTCTACAAGGAAATGCTATTGCACAAAGACACCCTCTCCGCTCtttgggtgttgtgtgtgtgcgagactCGTCAGGGGTGTAGACCGGCATGGCGGGCCTGATCGGGGTTGAGGTGAGTTCGGCTGCCGCGGGGCCCAGGCGAGGTTCTGAGTCCCGCACGCGTGGGGTGTTGGAGGGGGGACTCTGTCCATCAGTTGGTCTGCTTGAGTAGCTCAGTCCACCTCTTCTCGAAGAACTTCCGCATGTTGTGACCTGCACGACCAATGTCTGAGTTGTCCTCGTTGAACTTCTCACAGTTGTCAAACACCAGGTTGACATCGATGATGAATGTCTCGAGGTTCTGGTATCTGTAAGGAGAGGCGGAGCAGGAATGAGCATGGggaccagtgatggcttagttaccttgaaaaagtaatcagattactgattactcctttaaaaagtagcttagttagattacaagtttctttagtagttacattcagcagcaaaataagtttttccaatactcactttattggaagtgcattttaacagtaacaatgtatctcctgacatttaaataatgtatctcctgacattacgtttgtgtcgctgcgcggtattatttgtaaatgtatttgtaaacgtaatacaagtgaactattcagtcagacagctatttgttgtgaaacaaaatacaattacaatttcaagtatttttaagtactttagccaaaattccagcacttttcaaacctggaacacaatgcaacattaaaattcgtcaggtaaatgttccttcccctgtttttgaggggtgtttctttacactaccacatatcattacggagaacactgaacagaatgacgtgaacgcgctcgcgctctcacaggttcacttgcagcgtgcggagtcgagcgctacggtcagatgcaaaagtataactgagccaagtATATATagccaatatatatatttttaataagaaaaataaatagagTAATGCACAGTTACTTCGATAAGTAATTTTAaactgattactggactggaaatagtaactcgttatattactcgttactgaaaaaagtggtaagattggAGTAATGCATTACTAAGTAATGTGTCATTGACATCACTGGTGGGGAGCAGCGTGTGGTAGCTAGGACCGGAAGAGGGACTTACTGGCTGCTGACGAGTTTCTCGCGAATGGTGGAGAAGTCCATGGGCTTCTTGATGACCTTCCGATACCCAGGAACGGACTTGAGGTTGACAGGAGTGAGGAAAGGCCATGCGTCCTGGTGACGCTCCAGTTCAGCCAGGAGAACCCTGCATGGATGGTGAAACCCTCAGGATAAATGGGCTTTATGGGTCATGCTCACCAAACAACTCACCTTCAGAGCACTGATCAAGGATCAGTGATCGACTTCTACCTAACGTAGTTTCATCTACAGTAAATTCGACCAGTACTCTAATGCCTGACAAATACACCCCAAATAACCATACAGGTCATACAGGCATGAAGATGTTTAGAAATCCCCTTCCTGTAGAATATTAacaggtgtgtgagaggtggaggccCAGGCTGTACCTGCAGAGGCCCAGGTCGCGGTTGTTGTCCCTGGCTGTCTTAGCTCTTTTAACACAGGCCGGGCCCTCACTGGAGttgggggtgggcgtggctgtggGGGGCGGGACAGGAGGCGGAGCCGGCGAGCTCTTCTTTGCCTGGCTGGAGGTGGCGGCCGTTTTCTTTGGACTGCCGTTGCTGGTGCTGCAGCCGCCGACGCCACCACAGccgctggccccgcccccacccacaGCCACGCCCACGGCCCCGCCCACGGCGACGACTGGATGGTTCTCTTCAGGCACCTCCGCCTGTTTCTTCCCCTTCTTACTGGTCTCTGCAGACTTCCTCCCGCCCGACGGCTGCATGCGACTCGGAGCTTTCTTGTTCTTAGGGGACTGACCACTCGCCTAATGGACACAAACGTGAAATGACATGAAAATGTGAGCGTGTGGCAAACCACTGAAAATCAAGCTTGGAACAATTGTGCTGCACAGGGTTTAGGGTaaaggttagggttggggttggggttaaggttagggtaaGGGTTGGGATTAGGGTTTTGAAGTAAGGTTTAGGGTTAAAACCTTTTTGTGCAAGTGTTATGGTTAGGATTAAGGTTAtggttaagggttaggggttagagttaagagttaggggttagagttagggttaaggCTTaggggctagggttagggttaagggttaggggttagggtcaTTTAAACACCCAGGACACTTTAGTGTTCTAAATCTAATAaatgtaaccctaaccctaatcacgGTGGTTACCTTGGCGATGCAGGCGGGGCAGTACCAGTCTCCTTCAGGGATGCTGCTGATTTTGGGCTTGTGGCAGTAGGTGTGACAGCCCTTATCACAGCCGTCACACAGCAGGAGCAGATCCTCGTTATCTCCCTTACGACACATCTGacagtactacacacacacacacacacacacacacacacacacacactcatttggTCTCTGAACACATGATGAGCATGTGTACTTTAGGAGTTCAGTAGTCTCCAGCACCGAGCGCTCTGTGCTGCCACCTGCAGGCCGAGATGTGGCAGTGCGGAGGCGTGGCAGGAGGCGGGGCACTCCTGGCTAAGCCACGCCCACTCACCACTTTCATGATGGACCTCTCCCAGGCGATGGACTTCTGTAGCTGTTGTAGGCACATGGCCAGCTGGGAAGAGTTTCGAACCTCACTCAGAGCCTTCCTCCACACCTTCATCCCAGGAGCaatctcctcttctccccttcacacacacacacacacacacacacaaaaagagaaGGGTTAGAAACTGGGACACATTTGCATACCAGAGGAAACTGTACTAAAAAACATCATTATtaacagacagacacaaactCAGATAGACACACAGGACAATCAGTGAGATGTGTTACGAaaaacagtacacacacagcaagtgagaaacacacacacacacactctcacacacatgcacacatacacacacacactcactcactcactctcacacacacacacacacactcacacacatgcacacacacacacactcactccctctcacacacacacacactctctctcacacacacacacacacacacacacacacacacacacacacacacacacacaaagcctttACTGCATGATCAACGTTTGCGGTGAAAACAATGAGAGAAAACAAATCCTTGTGGCTACGATGCACCATGCACTTGCAGAACAGGAGAAAAGTCCCCACCACAATAAACCCAGACACGACAACCACCAGCAGCGCACGGCAACGCAACCCCCATGCAGCCAGAGACAGGCGGCATGACCAAAGGTgagacaacaaacacaaacacacacaggacgtGTCCCCACCCGCCCCcagggtgaacacacacacacacacacacacatgaacgaGCACAGCAGCCCATTAGCCAGCAGAGAGGgtaggaggaggaagaggaggaggatgaggaggaggaggctggCTGTGCGGATGACCTACCCTTCCCCTGCAGTGCTAGAGGATGCAGCTGGGGCGGGCACAGTGACCGTGCCCACATTATCCAGCCTGATCTGGATGGTGCTCCCTAACGGGCTCCTCAGGTACCTTCTCTCGATGTGACGCTCCAGCTCAGCAAGACGCGTCACCGCGATGTCCAGCGGGTTGCTGGGCCGCCGCCACAGACCCttctccgagctccgctcctcCTGGGGGTCCGCCCCTGGGCGGGGCTTGGGGAGGGGCTTGTGCTCGTGATACACCAGGTCTTCCCTCTCCGACTGAGGCTCTGGGTGCACCCAGCCCTGTGGCACGGCATTGTGGGAAACAGTGAACGAGAGCACCTTGGAGTATTTTGGTACAATAAAGCAAGTTTTTCCACCTTTAGAATTATTTACataaacgcacgcacacacacacacacacacacacacacacacacacacacacacacacacacacacacacacgttacctTGACCTGGAGGCTGGCAGACGTGACTTTGCGCTCGAGTTcctccacctgctgcagtaATGCGATATCGGTCTCCATAGcctgctcctccacacaccactcctgCAGTGTCTCCACAGAAACCTGGCCTTCATCCAGCTCTGACACCTCCATCACAGctactagacacacacacacacacacacccagaaacacacacacacccagacacacacacacacacccagacacacacatacacacacacacccccagacacacacacacacaccccagacacacacacacacacacacacccagacacacacacacacatacacccagacacacacaaacacacagtgcagGGAATGACGTAATTATAACTGCCAGTCCTCCAGCAAAGCTTGAGGGCTTTAAAATCATAGTTGCTCTTCTAGTTACAATGGTCTGAATGTTGTGGACAGGATGGAGTGGAGTGTGtgaagatctgtgtgtgtgaaggagtgtgtgaagtgtgtgtggaaaaggtGAGTCTGAGGGTGGCGCTATATAAAGAGAGAAAATAGATCCCACAGTCCACCGTGTGCTTTTGAAGAATCAGCACATCTCTGTAATGAATGCATAATTAAGGTAGTGTTATTAACTTAAATATTCTTAAATATGACATTTGGGGATAGTTTCCTGTTAGACGTAATTGTTTCtgtgtggtacacacacacacacttcttaccCTCGCGGTTCTTGCTGCAGGTCTGTGTGATGAGGTCCATGGATTTCTGGAGCTGTTTGTGCAGTGCCCTCTCTCTGACGCCTCTGCTGTGGAGGTTCTTCATCAGGGTCTGAAGGTCCTCCACGTCAGTCACCTTCCACCAGCCCGTCAGCATATCTGCAGTGCACACGGGCACGAGGAACCCAGCAGGAACATACATGGGGCGCTTCATGTTAGATCGAGGTTTGTCTGAAAAGACTGCATCGCTTCAAGTGGTCTTGATTCCTAtatgcaaagtgtgtgtgtgaaaagtgtgtgtgtgtgtgtgtgtgtgtgtgtgtgtgaacctcaCCCTCTGGTATGGGTAGTGGCTGTGGGTGGTCGTGGTTTCGGGGCAGGTCAACAGCAGGTGACGGTGTAGAGACCAGCTTGTCCCCAGGGGGCGCCGGAGAGCCGCTCTTGCTGGTGGAGACGCTGGGGGCCAGCAGGGGGCTGGCGTTGCCCTCGGTCAATGGGCACAGGGGCACCGGGCTGCTGCACGGGGGCAGTTTGGGGCTGATGACCCCGCCGGCCCAGCCACACACGGGCGACGGCATCAGAGCACCTACGGGCTTCAGCTGCACACAAGCAAACTTACGATCAGCGTGAGCGTGACAGAATCTGGCCcgagtgtgtgacagagagacgTTAAGCAGCCCCGCAGAGCCCGGGGCGGGACCGTGTCACGCTAAATCGGGTCTGGACCCACCTGCGCCGGGGACATGGTGTGGTTCCCCGATCCTTCCAGTACGGGATGGAGAGGACTGGAGGAGAtgcagggagggtggaggtggtggggagaGCAGGGTGGCTGTGGGCTCCTGGCACGGGCATGGCTAGCGGGCTGTGGGGAGGCGCGCGGGGGCGTGGCCGGCCAGGTGAGTGAGGAGTCATCACAGGGCGAGCGGGGCAGGAGGCTGAACCAGTGGCCGCTGCGCTCGGTCAGCACGCGCAGGAGCTGGTCGTTGGCGAGGAGCTGGGACTGGTGctgtagggagggagggactccGAACGGATGGGGCAGGGCCCCGaactgagggggcggggccgccGCTGGGTCCGCCGGAGTGTCGCACGGCACCATGGGACTGGAGGTAGAGTGGGTTGGAGAGGCTGGCACCTCCATCGCTGGGGTGATGGTCACTGGGCAGCCGTTGGGGGTATGGCAGAGGGACACGCTCTCGTCAGACCCGATCTGAGGCTCTTTGAGGGGCGGAGTCTGAGAGGAGGCGGGGTCTGGCTGCTGAGGTTCTGTCTCCTGGATCTTTGGCAGGGAAGGGCTTGGGTCTCCCTCTCCGTCTCCGCCTCCGTGCTGCTCAATGTCCATGGGCTTCTCGTCCTCTTGCTTCACCTCCTCTGGATggtcctcctccttcttcacCTGGCCCTCCGGCCCCTCCCtctccgccccctcctcccgtggctcctccccctgtggcccctcctcctgcatctcctcctCTGGCTCCTCCTTCACCTGCACAGCCTCAAAGTTGCggagcttctctctctccttctccagctcctcagAGCCTGTAGGAGACACAGACGTGCTACAGCTGACCTTCTTCAACATGCTTCATCTACTTCTGACGTCTGCTTCATGTTTATGGTCTTTAAAAAGCCATTATCTAGCTTTTGAAGTGGAAAATATATTGTATAgtacatatatttatatgtgtgtgtgtgtgtgtgtgtgattacctTCACCGCTCTCGAGGCCTTCGATGAAGACTCCTCCACACTGTGGAAGGACCCAGTAGCGACGGCGATAGCGGTCCTGACCGTATGCCATAGAGCGCAGAGCGTGGGACGACTCAAAGAGCTTCCTCCTCGCCAGGTTCTGctgctgcacacacaacacacacacgagtgtaaagtgtgtgcgtgtgtgtgtgtgtgtctgattgtTTGACATAATGTACATGTGTTTACCTTTGATAATTTCTCAATCTGTTTCTCCAGCTCCTCTACACTCGTGGCTTGATCTCCCTCATCctaagtcacacacacacacacacacacacacacacaaacacacacacacacacacacacacacacacacacacacaaaacacaattaCTACCACGCTGATGATTACTGTTGACATGCAGGGAGGGTTCGTGCGAGATCTCACCTCATCACATGTCTCTACTTTCTTTCCTttcttcacctcctcctcttcctcctcctcctcatcctctcctgCTTCATCGCTGTCgtcctcttcatcctcatcctcatcgcTGTCCCCACCCTTCCTCTTGCGCTTGGGCCCTGTGGAGGGCGTGCCTGTGGCTTGAGGCTCCTCCCCTCCTGCCCCGCCCTCTCGCTTGCCCGTACGCTTGGCGTGGATGGTCTTCAGTCTACaggtaaaccacacacacacacacacacacacacgctgtagaATCGACGGAATTTTACAGTCACGGTGTAAATGCAAAACAACAATGAAAAGGCGGCACGTTATAGAAGTATCAGTGTAAGCACATTACAGTCATGTGAATTACTGAGTGTTTAAAGTACATGAATTCTGGCCTTTGTGTAAGAGTTTCTACTTATGAATATTTCATGAgtatttagtgtgtgtttgagtgtaagcATGTGTTTGTGTCAAACACTCACTTTTTGAGTTTTCCCTCCACAATACACTCATCTTTTCTCAGAACCGTCATTTGATCCAGGCTTTTATCAATCTCACtgtagatgcacacacacacacacacacacacacacacacacacacacacacacacacaggtctaaATTCCTGTTGCACACCTTTCACAGCAACACACTGATTTACACATACACTAAGACACTGGCGATCTCTGTAGCATGTCGGATCGCTCCCTTAACCTCTCCTTTGACCTCTGAATGACCCAGGCTGTCCTACCTCACCACACTCTTGCTGCAAGCCAGCTCGTTGACCAGGAAGGCCAGCACGGAGGCTTTCTGGGCGGGCGTGTGAGCCTGGAAGGCTTTGGTCTTCAGGCTGAGGGCCATTTCTGCCAGCACATCTGTGTGTGAGCAGTGGGCCTCCATATACAGCTGCAGCACCTCGGACACGTTGTCCCGGTTCAGGCCTATGTTGGTCAGGTGGTCTCCCAGGATGGACTtcgcctgacacacacacacacacacacacacacacacacacacgagatggTTGTCAGTACTAGGGCTGTGTGCCGTGTTTCAAACAccaaactttgtgtgtgtgtgtgtgtgtgtgtttgttacgtCTATTGTGGACCTGTTTGGGGGTTGTTTTCTTTTATGGTTTAATAGGTGGATTGCCTCATTACTGGTGGATACTTTcgaccaatcaatcaatcaaacaatcaaattttatttatatagcgctttttacaatagttgttgtcacaaagcagctttacaagtgccgagtcctagcccccagtgagcccCCAGATAGCAAGCCAATCGGAGATTGCGGGCACgtgtatgtatttt
Above is a window of Brachyhypopomus gauderio isolate BG-103 unplaced genomic scaffold, BGAUD_0.2 sc479, whole genome shotgun sequence DNA encoding:
- the baz2ba gene encoding bromodomain adjacent to zinc finger domain protein 2B isoform X8 gives rise to the protein MGELQVKPHLKPKEKKPRKKQGEGSCVSESESGSSLDSDSEGMSSSDLDDLGEEEEDDEDEQSKDTEESDSEKEGQKKKRAKAASPTPELSNKESPRPVEDLREALRRSSAVPLARTPSPRPQASPLAPPTATSRDRPAQPTSVIQSTGLALNARPRLTTQPRHHPSPRHLSSSPKPPTASAKPLPSSHQSLPLSLCSSPKPLSVPSPPTPLPLSSSPKPPPLTPSPRSQSLGSARKPKAPPHDAVSSRKLLENSLSHITDYRLKQSFLLQDQEFTFQLKKQQDLYSSSSLLSSSSSSLCSSLLSSLLPHKLSSGRTKPPAAQSVPPPPGLLLPPSLLGLSSVNGVIQGVDVLQDTPLALTTKPLPDLPVNLSTGNRKDGPAPTPAPGLVPGPPPTLTSAPGPPTRPRASRKSKTPKPLDAWKEVSQNHLVQPLADLFRRSAGEHELLSGKDSDDSADDDDDEDDDVDDEEEDEEDSDDSLSESDSNSDSELNGAAGGGRKSCGGVETEADGEQTPVKLSKGLSLLSASTNHSLPDCSPLNLQVIKPASMPTPTIMSGSAALAYHSPPSSSYSVGTSPGSGKRKRVMNEDDLKVPLEMGWRRETRIKTVGGRLHGDVAYYAPCGKRLRQYPDVVKGLQWSLLTEEEIVPRIRAMEGRRGRPPNTERQQRGGDGESSASRRRKGRPPNVGHNEFPSPSEAKLLRKLEAQEIARQAAQMKLMRKLEKQALARAAKEARKQQAIMAAEERRKQKEQIKILKQQEKIKRIQQIRMEKELRAQQILEAKRKKREEAANARILEAEKRLKEKELRRQQAVILKHQERERRRQHIMLMKAVEARKKAEERERLKQEKRDEKRINKERKQELRRLELEMIREMKKPNEDMCLTDHKTLPEFSQIPGLVLPGQVFADCLMVVQFLRAFGKVLGLDLLDVPTLGVLQEGLLNLGNSMGQVQDLLVRLLSSAVCDPGLPPGHRAKSILGDHLTNIGLNRDNVSEVLQLYMEAHCSHTDVLAEMALSLKTKAFQAHTPAQKASVLAFLVNELACSKSVVSEIDKSLDQMTVLRKDECIVEGKLKKLKTIHAKRTGKREGGAGGEEPQATGTPSTGPKRKRKGGDSDEDEDEEDDSDEAGEDEEEEEEEEVKKGKKVETCDEDEGDQATSVEELEKQIEKLSKQQNLARRKLFESSHALRSMAYGQDRYRRRYWVLPQCGGVFIEGLESGEGSEELEKEREKLRNFEAVQVKEEPEEEMQEEGPQGEEPREEGAEREGPEGQVKKEEDHPEEVKQEDEKPMDIEQHGGGDGEGDPSPSLPKIQETEPQQPDPASSQTPPLKEPQIGSDESVSLCHTPNGCPVTITPAMEVPASPTHSTSSPMVPCDTPADPAAAPPPQFGALPHPFGVPPSLQHQSQLLANDQLLRVLTERSGHWFSLLPRSPCDDSSLTWPATPPRASPQPASHARARSPQPPCSPHHLHPPCISSSPLHPVLEGSGNHTMSPAQLKPVGALMPSPVCGWAGGVISPKLPPCSSPVPLCPLTEGNASPLLAPSVSTSKSGSPAPPGDKLVSTPSPAVDLPRNHDHPQPLPIPEDMLTGWWKVTDVEDLQTLMKNLHSRGVRERALHKQLQKSMDLITQTCSKNREVAVMEVSELDEGQVSVETLQEWCVEEQAMETDIALLQQVEELERKVTSASLQVKGWVHPEPQSEREDLVYHEHKPLPKPRPGADPQEERSSEKGLWRRPSNPLDIAVTRLAELERHIERRYLRSPLGSTIQIRLDNVGTVTVPAPAASSSTAGEGGEEEIAPGMKVWRKALSEVRNSSQLAMCLQQLQKSIAWERSIMKVYCQMCRKGDNEDLLLLCDGCDKGCHTYCHKPKISSIPEGDWYCPACIAKASGQSPKNKKAPSRMQPSGGRKSAETSKKGKKQAEVPEENHPVVAVGGAVGVAVGGGGASGCGGVGGCSTSNGSPKKTAATSSQAKKSSPAPPPVPPPTATPTPNSSEGPACVKRAKTARDNNRDLGLCRVLLAELERHQDAWPFLTPVNLKSVPGYRKVIKKPMDFSTIREKLVSSQYQNLETFIIDVNLVFDNCEKFNEDNSDIGRAGHNMRKFFEKRWTELLKQTN